The Moorena producens PAL-8-15-08-1 genomic interval TCACCCTCTATTAAGACTGGGTATTTACGAAGATTTGCGCCACAGACTGCGATCTAGTTTACCCCATTACCTGTGTTTAGTCGCCGTCACTACCGTTCCCGATTCTGCTGCTACCAGTCAGCTGCTAGCTGGTACTGTAGAGCTAACACTCCGTTCTCGCTATTGTTGGCCAAAGCCTAACTGCCAACATCTTTACATCTCCAATCTGGCTGTCAGAAAGTCTTGTCGGCGGCAAGGAGTCGGGGAAAATTTGCTATTGGCTTGTGAGCAAACTGCCCTAGAATGGGGCTTTCAAGACCTCTACTTGCATGTTTTGGAAAACAATTATCAGGCCAGGCAACTTTATCTCAAGAGGGGATATGAACTGGATCGGGTAGAACCAAGCTATACCGGAGGATTGCTTAGGCTTCCCAAACGCCTGCTCTTACACAAGCAGATTAATCCTGCTGGTCTTAGTTTACAGGGTCAGAGTCTGTCTCAGTAGGCTGAATTTCGTCATAATGGAGTTATCAAGCTGACGAATAACAGATATATTTTACATAAGGTGATTTATCACATTGACAAAACAAACAAAATATGTTTGAATAACTTATTTTTGTTCAGACTATCTGTAGCAGAGTATCGTTTTTGATAACAGATCAAAAAGGGGGTTATTGATAAAGCTTTCAAGAAAATTAGTGTTTGAAGACCTCGCTGGTGGAGAAATTTAGTTGATTTGTGCTACGGTCTACTTGTAAATCCCATCAGATCTACC includes:
- a CDS encoding GNAT family N-acetyltransferase translates to MDSCFSFLTLHKSVPTGQDTLAGGISQVTIRAAQSEDISTLADILADSFHPQKGLISWVHPLLRLGIYEDLRHRLRSSLPHYLCLVAVTTVPDSAATSQLLAGTVELTLRSRYCWPKPNCQHLYISNLAVRKSCRRQGVGENLLLACEQTALEWGFQDLYLHVLENNYQARQLYLKRGYELDRVEPSYTGGLLRLPKRLLLHKQINPAGLSLQGQSLSQ